Proteins from one Prosthecomicrobium sp. N25 genomic window:
- a CDS encoding calcium-binding protein, producing the protein MATLTGGTASETINGTSGADVIYANGGNDTVYAGGGADLVYGGNGNDYIDGGNGVDTIYGGAGNDALMGREGRDVFAFNFKVLGGQTSAEGGTTAPTVYGYGQLYNPTNPNLANGDDTILDFDYRYTREMSDYLRFNGMTADQYDQLVASGQLTVEYGLFTAGDTNKDMKINFDGGSIVLSGIGDWTITGLADLKKYIVFDVQA; encoded by the coding sequence AGACCATCAACGGCACCTCCGGGGCCGACGTCATTTACGCGAACGGCGGTAACGACACGGTTTATGCCGGCGGCGGCGCCGACCTCGTGTACGGCGGCAACGGCAACGACTACATCGACGGCGGCAACGGGGTCGACACGATCTACGGCGGCGCCGGCAACGATGCCCTCATGGGTCGCGAAGGCCGCGACGTCTTCGCCTTCAACTTCAAGGTCCTGGGCGGCCAGACCAGCGCCGAGGGCGGCACCACGGCCCCCACGGTCTACGGCTACGGGCAGTTGTACAACCCGACCAACCCGAACCTGGCCAACGGCGACGACACGATCCTCGACTTCGACTACCGCTATACCCGCGAAATGAGCGACTATCTTCGCTTCAATGGGATGACGGCGGACCAGTACGACCAGTTGGTCGCCTCGGGCCAACTCACCGTGGAGTACGGCCTCTTCACCGCCGGCGACACCAACAAGGACATGAAGATCAACTTCGACGGCGGCTCGATCGTGCTGTCGGGCATCGGCGACTGGACCATCACCGGGCTTGCCGATCTCAAAAAGTACATCGTGTTCGACGTTCAGGCCTGA